Part of the Arachis hypogaea cultivar Tifrunner chromosome 6, arahy.Tifrunner.gnm2.J5K5, whole genome shotgun sequence genome, TTGAAATTTTCTTGTAAGTGTTGCATCTTGACTATCTAATTACTGCTAAACTAAGCCACCTTTTATTATATTTGAcattttttcaaatatataatatatgaattaaattatatttattaattataattaaaacagttcaatcaataatttattaattaaacaaataaactaaCAAATCAGTAACTTAATCCGTTGGATTATCAATTCGGTACTTCCAACGCCAGGTAAAACAATGAAATAATTTGAGGTTACCCGCTTCAAAGTTTTGGCTGATGTAAAATACGTACGATGCATgcatgttttatatatatatatatatatatatatattgaaaatgattaataacaaaaaaaaaatcagtcaaaaatattcgtaacttattttatttaacatttattaattattgcagtaattaataaatattaaataaaacaagttttacgtatttttttgtctttctagCATTACccatatatatatgatttgactaaattttcatttcaCGActttcagatatcaacttcacgtgaagtcgacttcacatgaGTTTTCACCGTCAGTATATATCTTTTATATGTTCTTTATATTATCAGGTAccgagatttttttttttcttcaagtaTAATCAAAtttgttttcttaattaatattccTACTAGCAATTGAATTATAGTTTCTACAAGCATTACATAATAATGTACGTATATGTGTATCCCAATTCCCGACCACTAAACTAGTAACACTATTTTATTTTACGATGCAACATATAATTCTATATAATTATATTGAGgttctttttcccttttatataTTAGTTATTCTATTGTGGTTTTTGTTGAGGGGTTCCGCAAAGTCTTCCCTCCCCTCCCCACCgcctctttaaaaaaaaaaaaaatctaaaaataagagAGTATCTTCTGCTATCTTATATCATCTtaataattcattattaaaaatttaagagtatatgacttttttttaattgtattatAGAAATATTATCCCATAGCATATATACATGCACTAGTATAGTATGCGTCTACATACAACCCCGCTATTTGAATAGAGTTCTTGGAAAGAGTCCTCTATTtaaaattcatcaacaaccaTGGGAGCATACCAAACTTAGTAGATAGAGACGTAGCTAGAATCTCATTATCTATGTTCTAACACACACAGACAAAAAACAAGTACCACATCCCATCGCCGAATCTATCTATCACCAAATAAACCCAATGACAATCTTCTAATATAGTATGGGTTGTCAGCTTCTATTTTAAGACATGTTGATCAAACAATAGTATAGAAATCGTTAATAGTATAAGGAGGAGGAAATAATTAAGGACACTTAATTGGTAAGAATATTAGAActagaatattttaataaaaatattgattaaatataaattttaaacttttttatgtATTGAATGTATGTGTTGAAAGAaacaaaactttttttttcttttaatcaatGTTCTACTTAAAGCATTCTCTTTAGCTAAATCCTTGAAACAAACAAGGTTTTTTCACGTACAAAAGTTATCGTctatttaagcacaaaatttattagaaatatgACACCCTTTCTTTCTAAGAAATAATGATTAATTGACGCTTTCCTtttattaactaataaaatatatattttttctcttaaaatattaaaatcatgtttattttattttatttgatcaaAATACTCACCAATtatgattataaatatatataaattagtgataattatttagttgattcaaataataattataatatatattattttaattttttaatatttaatcaaataatataaatatttgaacttgttaaaaatattaaaaaattttgtatatttcataattaatagttaaatatttaaaataaatcaaatttataACATTAACAATCATGGAATGTATAagaaagtttaaattaaatattgttataaaaatttaaaatatttttattttgtgataaaatattaaaaataaataaaagttaatacaataataaatatattttaatcaacttaataattatcactaatttatatatataatataatacaatGTATTAATGAATATTTTAGTTAAACagattaaaatcttataagaatatatattttataaataaaaaggaGTAGAGTATTATTTAGACATATATCTAAAAAGAAAAATGTCACtttgataatttattattattacattaaatTGTGGAGTTcacttatttattgatttatatTTACTCGAATTTAAATGGTATCTAATAAGTAAATGATTAAATGTGTGCTAATAATATTACAGAAATGTTAAGCGGCTAagcatttttttaatcaaatccaATCAAATTGACATccatttatttttgaatatttttttcgtttgattttttttgactttttcttttattattatcattattatcctctcttcttcctcctctttttttttatttaatttttttccttcttttttattcttctttttcatttattattattatcattgttgTCGTTATCATTAGTCCTCTATATGTTCAGTAAAATTATTAGACTGTGAGCACAAAAACTTTTAAGATTATATATTCATTCACTTAATTAACAAAATGTATCTAAAGTATTAAATATAACgagaatttaacacaaaattattagataaaaaacaaaaaaaaataatatagaaaaaaaGGCATTAGAAGTAATTTATGAGCTGAGGCAAAAAAAAACTTCTATGCTTTATGTAAAAAATTGTTGTACTATATTGATAAATTTGTGTTATATctaaaattttgtgttatatatatcgataatttctttgctttttagtaaaaatttaaGTGCTATGTTGATaagaaaaatgcgaaaaaaatgcacatgtatatattatatgagtaatttttattaaattttggtcaACTTTATTAGACTTAGTTACTAAAAATGTTTCCATGTGTAGCACTACTGTTGATAAtaataagatttaattattttgttagttcttataattttattaaatttttaattaggtccttatattttttttaattgaatctctacactgcttttaattttgtaattatgttttttttagtgtaaaaaatattaaagttaattgaatatttctttgtaaattaaagatatttataattaaaaacttaactaAATTATTGATCGcatgtattttggtaaaaatattatgttaattttaatattttaacatGAAAAAGAcgtaattacaaaactaaaaatatataaaaatttaattaaaaaaatataaaaatttaattaaaaatttgataaaattataaagatcaacagaataattaaacttaataacaAATTTGCCAAAGAAATCGAGAAAGGAAATGACGGATCCCCATAGCCCAATGGACGAACTTGAAACTTGCGACGTCCATGGTTTTGATTCCTTTTGGGTCCAAGAAATATTTAACGCGTTTTTTTGTCATaagaaattttaaaatcctaaagccccaaacaaaatttagaaagattGGGTGGTTTTCATAATTGAATCTGTTTAACCTTTGCCCATCACCCCACATGTCACCAGGGAGGCCCAGTTAAATTTTCAGAATAAAGCGCTATGCTCTAGAGTCCCATAAAAAAAAGGTCTGACCCAAAATAAAAGGCAATGTTATTTGTACACATCTCATTTGATGTTTCCGTTATACactccttaaaaaaaaaaaaaaaaaataatttcaaacgaaaaaatataagtagacaataaaaatattaaacaatataaataatagatatattagaTATTAAATTCACTAAATGTGcagatagttattttttttaatattatagaaGGATGAAAGTCCGGAgaaaaaaatctaattacaaattaaacGGAGTAAGATAACTCTTCTATCATCTTCACTCAAGACTCTCACTATTTTAGAAGGAAGCatatcccaaaaaataaaatctaattctATCTTTAAACTCATTTTTGCAAGATCATCCTTTAGGTTTCTTAATGTCGAAAGGAGGATGTTATCTTTGTTCCAGCTGTCTTTGAGGCAATTTTAAAAGTCTGGATGGTGAGTCCACATAACCTCAAATCTAAAGGACTTTTTGCCTTCTTCATTAATAAGCTTCACATTCCGAATGAGGATGGGATGATGATCTGGGTTTGTTCTGGTAAGAACTTCAATAGTCGCTTCATGAAATCTCGTTCTCCAAGAGTGGTTTGATAGAGCTCTATCCAGTCTCTTAAAGATTCTATTTTGACCTTCCTATTTAGAATCTTTCCAGGTAAATCTAGGGCCAACGAACTTTAGATCTATGAGTCCGCAATTATTGAtccaatttgaaaaaatattgcaCGCTCTGATATTCACTGCTGCCCCTCCTTTCTTTTCCGATGCTTCCTTAATTTCATTAAAATCTCCAGCTACGAGCCAATCTCCTATCATTGAGTTCGCAATGTGTAAAAGTGTTGGCCACAAAAATTTTCTGATTTGATTATTTGGACTAGCATAGACCACAGTTAAATACCACTCTTTCTCTCCGTGGGCTTGAACTCTAACATGTATGTATTGACTATACATTTCCATTATGGTGATGTCAACGTTCATCTTATTCTAGAGAATCCAAATTTCACCTAAGATGTTGAATAACTCTAGAGACTGTATCTTCACTACATTTAGTTTCAAGAAGAATAGTGATATCAGGTTTGTATtgatttatcatatttttaagaGTGCGTTTAAAAGTACCACTAGCTGCACCTCTCACATTCCAAATTAGACTAATcattaaacaaaaacaaaaaaataaataaaaaccaaaGGATACATAAGAAATAACATCAGGCTAAGTGCATATGAGTGTCATTCAGCACATTACTGATAGGGGTTGTAAAATCCACTCCCTTAAGTAAGTTTTGATGTGTATCTTTCTCTTCATTCTCTGTCTCCATCGTCTCCTTTCCTCCTTCATCTGTGACCATGAGATCATGTGGCTTTCTTTCATTTGGTGGGGATTGGATTAGCGGTGCAATCTCTTCTTCCATTATTGTTGGTGAAGAAAAATTTTTCTCTACCCAATTTTCTTTATGGTGAATAATTCTTTGTGGTCTTTGTTGTgtgcttttttttctatttatctttctctttctttcttgtaTTTTGGTGCtgtcaaaaaatttttttgtaggTTTAATACCTGTTTTTCTATTATCCACTTCTGTTAGTTTTTCTTTAGATTGGGTCTGTTTGTTTTCTGCGTTCTTCTTCTGTTTTGTTTGTATATTTTCTCTATTTGTagttttattttcctttataGTATCATTGTTGTTTCCTTGCTCTTCTCCTTGTGCTACTACAATCCTTTCCTCATACTCTGGTGTCGAGTCTTCCACTTGTAGAATACTATATTTGGActagtttttttttgttgcttTGATTCTCTTTAGCTCTGTTTGGTCCGCCTCCTTGTTTGGTTTCCTCATTCTTCTTTCCCCTTTTTGGCCTCTACACTACCATCCATGCTCCATAGTTGTCATCCTGCTCTATCATAATTTGCTTGCCTTTATCttttttgattaaattatttttcgtTGCTGGTTCTTCTATAATTTGCTCATTTTGTTTTTTGTactaattttctctttttcatatgtGCTTTGTTCGCTGTTTTCTACTCTTGTTGCcacctctttcttttttcttatatTGCAATGCTGTTGATTATGGTCTATTCTTCCACATGAAAAACAGATTTAGTGGATTTCTTCATACTCCACATGGTACTCTTCTCCATTAATCAAATACTTTTTCATCAAAGGTTTGGTGAGATCTACCTTTACACATAGTCGGGTGAATTTTTCTCTACACAGATTGGCTGTGTTATTGTCAACCTTCACCGTTCTTCCAATAAGATTACCTATTCTCCTCAATATGGTTCTGTCATAAAAATCAATTGACAAACCTGAGAACCTCATCCATGCTGTGATTTTATCAATTGTAGCTCTTAGTGGATTAAAATTTGGCTCCCACAGTCTGACAGTTAGGTAGTGGTCATAAACCTTCCAAGGCCCCTCCATGAAGGCAAAGTCAAAATCCTCACTAGCATAGAATTTGACTAGATAAAAATCGTTACTTAAGTCGATAATGTCTACAGTCCCTTTTTTGCTCCACATGGTCTCTAACCTTCTTTTGATAGCAGCATATCCCACCCTTTTATCCATCAACTTCACTATTAAAGTATTCCACCATGGTTTCCAAAGCTCTCTCTCAATAACATCGCTAATGACGATATTATAGAGGCCCTCTTTTGTCTTCTCTACTCTTATGTTTTCTGTGTTGCAAGTGTTAGTTTCTTCTCCTTGATGCTCTTTCTCTTCTTTGCCAGCTTCACTGCTTATGTTTCATTCTTTACCAAGTTCAACGATGTCTTCTTCCATTTGGTCTTTAGTGGGTCCACCTCTTATCATTCAGGAAAAAGGTTTTCCAGTTTTAAAGTTCTCCTCTACTTTCATGTTGTCTCACATCCATTCCTTGTCTCTCGGTAGGAGAAGTTGAGTGCCAGTGAAACCTTCTccatcttttctttccttttttatgCTTCTCTTAAGTTGATCTTGTTCTTCTACTGTAGGTTGATGCTCATGTGAGGGTCCCGTAGGACCTCCGACACCGAACATCAGGCGGTGGAAGTTTCAGACGGGCAGAAATACGAAAGTTGTATGGAGAGTAAATGCCTAGTAGATGACTGTATCCTGAAGTTATAATAGAAATAgtcagatggttattttaatattaaaatttaggtgagTAATTTAGGGTGTAATATGTTTTACTTGAATTAGGTCAATTTTAGGATtcattgttcatgttgttcaaaaaagTCATTAGTTACCTAACATAACTCTTTTCAATAATGGTCACTgtctaaaaaaaaatcaataatagtCCAGTGATTACCATATATGCCTTGCAATAAGTATATCCGAGTTCAATTTGATTAGGCCAACTAGTGGATCCCTTAAATATTATGTGTATTAGTTTGATGTGAGTGAGTTTGTAATCCTTAAGATTGGAGAGTATTCAattcatttgaaaaaaaaaaaataattcaataatggaGCCATGGAGAGAGTGGATAAATAAGAGATAACAGGATTCTTAATTGGATCTAACAATGATAGACTGAGTATGTTAGGTGTTACAACTTAGAATTGTATCATGCAAGAACATCTCATGCAATTTGTGGTTTTTCTAGTTTCATAAAAGTTCAGTGCTGGTCTTGCTACTCCCATTTACAATAAGTGTTGCCCCCTATATTTCTGAATGCAATTGAGTTCCCTTGATAATAATGAAGTTTGACTTTTTCAGCCTTTAATATTTACTCTTTATAGATTCGTTCTTTTGCTAAATTACTGCATCATCAATTTTGAGAAATACCATCCTCTGAATTTCGCGTAAAAAAGCTAACGGAACTGAGAACAATTAAGATTGTTTATGGGATAAACATTTGCCACTAAATTGATGAAACAGCCAAGCAAACAGAAATTATGTGAAGCCTCATTCAGGTTCCACAAATATATTCTAGCTAATGACTCTGTAAAATTAAGTACGTACTAAAACATTTGAATTTTTTAGGCACCTTAGCTTTCAAGTTGGCTTTGTCTACCAATTCTGTAAAATTAAACCTTGCTTTCTTCTGTGCATGCAAAATGGTCAGAATTAGAAGATCATGATTTAGCAATTTAAACTAAAACTACTTTTATGGAATTATTTTGTCACGTAGTGACAATAATGAATGATGTGCATATGCAATATGTTTTTTACACTGTATCTCCCAGTTTTGACAGTTctatttaaaatttgttgttaACTAATAAATTGTTACAAAGTGAGATTCGAAGCtctaaatttgattaaaaaacgAGTTAAATGAGTGCATATGCACAATATCATCATTTAGCACTAGTGTGTTGGGCATCTTGACACGGGacatttttgttgattttatttGTGCATGTTTGGTATGAGTTGTGCTCATGCTATGCTATTCAAagctcatgtgaaactataagacaAACTTTATGGTCACACCGATCGAATTCGAGGAAATTAAACAAGCCACATGGAATAAATTGAGCGTTACGTATATAGTATATTTcagctctctctttctctttataTATACCGCATCTTAATTGGTAGCACATGAATGTTACACGTTTTATGTGGAGAAATTTATAGTGCCAATATAATCTTGGAGTTGAATTGTCGGTAGGTCCCCTTTAGTTTCATGCAAAATTATTATGTGGTAGCTAGCAATAGTGCAATTGGAATGAGATATTATATTATCCACAAATTATTGAATTTCATCATCAACTCACTTATTGAATTTCCACAAATTATATTATCCATCACTCACGAATACAGTATATCTCTATGCAGTAATGATGGAAATGTTAGTTGGTATTGACATGCCCGGCCCACATACATGTAAATCATTCCATACTAATTTCAGTTTTGATCTTTAATGAGCACGCGTTTTGACAATCCAAATagcttaaaattattttatttattattattattatgtaatcttaaatataataaatatataatcataaagattatatgtgtataaaattattatattatatgggataattttagatactattttttattattattgtcaaaTTTGTATAATATACATCTCTGAActgaaaaattttgatattaaaatattattgaagATGTGCTTTCGGTAGTGTTACTTTTACATATGGTGAATCCTCTACTTTTTGTACTCTTAgagaagatataaaaaaaattgtgcatCTCGCAGAATGCAATAGAATATTTAGATCCTtcatatcttaaattttattttaaaagataaaatacaatctatcactatttattttataagtaagatcaaaagaaaaataaaaaaaatttaaaagtgagagatctcactttatcctctaaaataaaaatttaaaatttaaaagattcaaattctTTTAACACCATCAAATTTACTATTGAGTGCATGTACTCCTCTATCACATTTTCCTTTGTCTTCTTCACTAACTTTAGGACATATCTTCATGTAACACTTCAAACTATGTAAGTTATTTGCAAAATCGATACAATTTGTGATTGGTCTAATTCCTTTATCATCTAAATTTCGAGTTAAGTCTCATTTTGATTCTTTAAAATTAGCGAGTTGTATTGATTTAATAGTTTTTTAGTGTCAAAACGTATATAACATCATTTTAATACGTTCAACATGACAAAATTTGAGTTATCTCACTAACGAGGATGAAGATGGACTACATTATATTggtacatttttttaaatttaaaaaattaaattatgacaATTGAAAAGTCAAAGATAATCAGTGTAATTCACCAATCCGAGAGATTAAAATAGGATTTAATTCTCTAAATTTGTGTCAttgaataaacaataaataaaagacaaaaagATGCTAAAAACATAATTCTATCCTAAATAAAGTTAATGGTTGCAAAGAAATTATTAAAAAGCTATTATTCCTTTTTAACCTGACAAAAACAAAacacataaaaaaaatgagaattgtCATGTGATTTTTGCTTCTATACAAGAGTCAAAATTTCTAAATTTCCATGGGTTATTTTCACATGTTACTACACCAAAATAAAAACAACTATCCACAACATTGTAagcatttaatatattaaaaatcaaGTAGATATCTAatactttctctcttttttttaaataatttagataGATAACAGAATATGAATAACTGCTAAACACTCGTGGCAACAAAATCAtgttttcattttatatttttaattttatagctGTTGCTTTTAACAGCtcatcaaatatttaaattcaatagtTAGAACTATATCTTGTTTAATATCCAATTTATTGTTAAAATGTTGATTTTTAGTGTGACATCATTATATGTTCGTAGTTTTTTAAATTTCTGATATAAATTTTTTGCTGTATTGTCTATAGATTAATATGGATATGGTGAGCAGTAATTgttgatatatataaaaaatattttgtcactaaaaattttaaaaaatacactgaaaaaattgttaaaaactcTTTATAGATTTGGTAAAAAAAGTTGGCCTCTTCTAAATTCGAAAGAAGACTTGAAAATGTGATATGATTCTATTCAATTTTCATTCTTAGCCCTAACATCGCGTGTTACATCTGCAATTTTTCGCAGTTTGTATGATGTCAGTATCATTGCTCGTTTTCTACGAGAATTCTTGACCTACTACCAACGCGTTTATCACCAATTAGAACCATTGGAGTTGAAACTCATTTTGACCTCTGAAATTTTCGACCGGCCTCAATTTTGACCCCAAATTTATAGTTACCCAATTAATATCCTCAAATATTAGATTGTGACTCACGTTTGCCCCTGTAACTATTTCCGTTAATGGAGATCTGATGTGGCACGTTAAATTGACAGAGTGTGTATCTACGTGACACCCAACTTGACAGAATAGATGTGTGATGAGTAAATAACGTGGCAAAAGTTGAATGAACCCAATTTGCACCCCTCTTTTCCCAATATGTTCGAGAAATTAAGTTCATTCAACTTTTGCCACGTTATTCACTCATCACACTTCCATTCTGTCAAGTTGGGTGCCACATAGATACACACTCTGTCAATTTAACGTGCCACATCAGATCTTTATTAACGGAATAGCTACAAGGAGCAAACGTGGGTTACAATCTAATATTTGAGGGTGTTAATTGGATAACTATAAATTTGGGAATCTAAATTGAGACAGTCAAAAATTTTCGGACCAAAATGGATTTCAACTTAGAACCACTAATATGCACATCGCCAAAATTAAgccaatataaaaataatttttgatatcTGGGTACTGGTATAATTGTGGTTGATCAATTTATCTgccaatttaaataaattaaaattttaaatttattttgtgtaTATTCTGCACTTGATCGGAAGCACTTGGAAGATGACAGaggaaggggaaaaaaaaaaatactccacTAGCTAGTGTGACTGAGTGAACGT contains:
- the LOC140173574 gene encoding uncharacterized protein — protein: MDKRVGYAAIKRRLETMWSKKGTVDIIDLSNDFYLVKFYASEDFDFAFMEGPWKVYDHYLTVRLWEPNFNPLRATIDKITAWMRFSGLSIDFYDRTILRRIGNLIGRTVKVDNNTANLCREKFTRLCVKVDLTKPLMKKYLINGEEYHVEYEEIH